A region from the Rosa rugosa chromosome 6, drRosRugo1.1, whole genome shotgun sequence genome encodes:
- the LOC133718224 gene encoding CASP-like protein 4D1: MLSFKITRVISLILRILSAIALFTSMVILGINNLELIPYKNGKLGKPYTSHFYDEVGFRYVFATAFIGTAYSIGQGVCTIIHMAKGNQVGHVTFDFYAEEVMSNFLASGAVPGFITAAQYLKMWDEINSGIDHRFINMTYIASGLVIFAFLSSFVISVFSSYALGRNDDDELL; the protein is encoded by the exons ATGCTTTCCTTCAAAATCACTCGGGTTATTTCTTTGATATTAAGGATCCTGAGCGCCATTGCGCTCTTTACGTCCATGGTCATCCTTGGCATCAATAATCTCGAACTGATTCCTTACAAGAACGGAAAGCTTGGAAAACCCTACACCTCCCACTTTTATGACGAAGTAGGGTTCCG ATACGTTTTTGCTACGGCTTTTATTGGGACTGCATATTCAATCGGCCAGGGTGTATGTACAATTATCCATATGGCGAAAGGAAATCAAGTAGGGCATGTCACGTTTGATTTCTATGCTGAGGAG GTTATGTCAAATTTTTTAGCTTCAGGAGCTGTCCCAGGATTTATCACGGCTGCACAGTACTTGAAAATGTGGGATGAAATTAATTCGGGAATAGACCATCGCTTTATCAATATGACATATATAGCATCTGGACTTGTCATCTTTGCCTTCCTCAGCAGTTTCGTAATATCAGTCTTCTCTTCATATGCACTCGGTagaaatgatgatgatgagctttTGTAA
- the LOC133713640 gene encoding CASP-like protein 4D1 isoform X1: MDQHMYSEKPAVFTPRFLKISAIGLRILTTIFLFLSLIILITKVTTDVVEVTADGEAKDDTLHFYDLVGYRYMTATIILGCAYSIWQTVTTVIRLKKGYEANLVLEYYGDKVMSIALATGSVAGFIMTGELQRVIVSKGHGDYIHRYFKMGYAADGFVFLGFICALILSELSSYALPKRF, translated from the exons ATGGATCAGCATATGTATTCAGAAAAGCCAGCAGTGTTTACCCCCAGATTTCTAAAGATTTCTGCTATTGGGCTGAGGATCCTCACCACCATTTTCCTCTTTCTGTCACTCATCATCCTCATCACCAAAGTTACTACAGACGTGGTGGAAGTTACTGCAGACGGGGAGGCCAAGGATGACACACTTCACTTTTATGACCTTGTTGGATACCG ATACATGACTGCCACAATTATTCTTGGATGTGCATATTCAATCTGGCAAACCGTGACAACAGTTATCCGCCTCAAGAAAGGATATGAGGCGAACCTTGTACTTGAATACTATGGGGATAAG GTTATGTCGATAGCATTAGCCACAGGATCGGTTGCAGGATTTATTATGACTGGAGAATTACAAAGAGTAATAGTTAGCAAAGGACATGGTGATTACATCCACAGGTATTTCAAAATGGGATATGCAGCAGATGGTTTCGTCTTCCTTGGATTCATTTGCGCTCTTATATTATCGGAACTCTCTTCATATGCACTCCCTAAGAGATTTTAG
- the LOC133713640 gene encoding CASP-like protein 4D1 isoform X2 produces MDQHMYSEKPAVFTPRFLKISAIGLRILTTIFLFLSLIILITKVTTDVVEVTADGEAKDDTLHFYDLVGYRYMTATIILGCAYSIWQTVTTVIRLKKGYEANLVLEYYGDKVMSIALATGSVAGFIMTGELQRVIVSKGHGDYIHRALVKVC; encoded by the exons ATGGATCAGCATATGTATTCAGAAAAGCCAGCAGTGTTTACCCCCAGATTTCTAAAGATTTCTGCTATTGGGCTGAGGATCCTCACCACCATTTTCCTCTTTCTGTCACTCATCATCCTCATCACCAAAGTTACTACAGACGTGGTGGAAGTTACTGCAGACGGGGAGGCCAAGGATGACACACTTCACTTTTATGACCTTGTTGGATACCG ATACATGACTGCCACAATTATTCTTGGATGTGCATATTCAATCTGGCAAACCGTGACAACAGTTATCCGCCTCAAGAAAGGATATGAGGCGAACCTTGTACTTGAATACTATGGGGATAAG GTTATGTCGATAGCATTAGCCACAGGATCGGTTGCAGGATTTATTATGACTGGAGAATTACAAAGAGTAATAGTTAGCAAAGGACATGGTGATTACATCCACAG GGCCCTGGTTAAGGTTTGTTGA